The Cryptococcus deuterogattii R265 chromosome 4, complete sequence genome segment AGCAGTTATCAAGTTCTTGATCGAATTCCTCAGAAGAAGCGCTTCCGACATAGATCAACCTCCAATCCAAGTCTACGCATTGCAACATCAGCAGCTATTCACAGCACTTCCCCGCCTTATTGCAACAGGCGGAAGCGTACAAGGCGATGTTACAAGGTTTCAGCCAGTATGCAAGAGATTGACTTACCTTCTACCAAAGGTGCAATAGCCTCAAACTTGATCCTAAAGTTGTATGGATCGTCGAACTTGGCGGGGTTATTAAGTAGCTCGATGTTGCGAATGTTTACCTGGAAGTTGGTCAGTCTCTTGGGGCTCTGCGCCATTGATCATGCTCACAATAGACTGCAAGGCTTATATCAGCTTATGTACAGATTTCTAAAAGATATGCCCTTACCATAATTATTATATTTTCCGGGTGACAGTTGGGAAGACAAAGGATAAAAAGAAGTAGTAGACGCGAAATGGGTGCATGGCGACGCGACTGGATACCTAATTTACCACCGAAACACGTAACTATTTTTATTAATTTTGTATCTTACGTAACTTCTAATtacttttgcttttgacATTACGTAAACGACATCTGTTGTGAAATTTCGAACAGTGAAGACTGTTAATGCGAGCGAGCAGGCGGAGCACTCGGTGAACGGGAAACATCTTTGTATGCCTCGCCCTTCGTCTGGCTCACGTTGGCTTAtagcaacagcaacacGTATATCCTCGCGTAAAATGACCACTCAGCCACAATACACCGTTCCTCTCAAGGAACCCCATCCAGCCAACCACAGGCTGCACACGGAATCAACCACGaccatctttcttccaaatgAAGGCGCTTTCCTCAACCCGGTGCAGCATTACAACCGGGACATGAGCGTGGCTGTCATAAGGGCATGGAatgagatgaggaaagaagaactAGAAGAGAAGTGGAGAACCAgattggagagaagaggcggGAAACCCAGGcctaagaagaagaagaacaaaaagGCAACAGAGGGAGAAGCGAAAGCTGTGCCTACCgagactgaagaagagaagacagaGAAAGACGGGATTATGGAAGTTGAGGGTGATGCTTTAGCtgaggtgaaggaaggtgaagaacCCGTCGCAGGGCCATCAAACGGAGCCGGGATTGTGAGTTACATCGAAACGCACTTAAAACTCTGGCTGATCTGTGGTTTTAGAGCAAATTCCGGGCGCCTTCCATCAATATTCTTGAAGCTCTTGCTGCCACTGGTCTTAGGTCTATCCGATACGCGAAAGAAATTCCCAACGTTAAGTATGTCCTTGCCAACGACCTTTCACCTTCTGCTTGTGAagcgatgaggagaaaCGTGGAATTCAACGGTGTAGGCATCGATTACGAGGCGCCTGTGAGGGAAGAGCTCGGAGTCTCGGCTGAAGTGGTTGAAACAcccaaagaagaggcaaaagaagagatcaaggagGGCGGAGCGGTCGAGCAGGTCGAGAAGAAACAAGAGGTTCAGCCCGAAGTGAAGGATGAAGTCGGTCGACGACCAGGATGTAGGGGACGAGTCAAGATCAACGAGGGCGATGCTTGCGCCTTCATGTACAACCACCGTTCTGCTGTTGGACCCTCTGCCCGTGTTGATGTTGTCGACCTCGACCCCTATGGTACTGCTGCTCCATTCCTCGATGCCGCCATTGGCTGTATTTCCGATGGTGGTCTGCTCGCCATCACATGCACCGACCTCGCCGTTCTCGCTGGCCAACAGTACCCCGAAAAGTGTTATTCTAATTATGGTGGTACCAACGTTCACGCCGAGTACACTCATGAAGCTGCGTTAAGGCTTGTGATGCACTCTCTGGCGAGCGTTGCGGCGCGATACGGGAGATATATCACGCCTCTTTTATCATTTTCGATCGATTTCTATGTGAGATTGTTTGTAAGGATCGACACTAGGCCAGAGCAGGTCAAGTATCTTGCTAGGTAGGTTTTATGCTGCtgttttcatcttcccttttaACCATTGTTCTGTTTAGTCAAACAGGTGTGGTCTTCACTTGTCAGTACTGTCAAACAGCTGTCAACCAGCCATTCGGCAAGGTGATCTCTAAAGAAACTGCCAAAGGCAAGGAGATGACCGCATTCAAGACTGTTGCCGGGCCCACGGCCGGTAACGGATCTGCTTGCGAAGAATGTGGAGGGACTATGCACGTAAGTTTGatttctcttcatcgcAATGAAAACTAAAACTGTTCTTTTAGCTTGGTGGACCTCTTTGGCTTGGTCCCTTGCAAGATAATGAGTTCGCCAAACGTGTcatcaaggagattgagagcaCAGAGAAGGAGTACAAGACGTACAACAGAATGTTGGGAATGTTGACGTTAGCTTCTCAAGAATTGCCCAATCCTTGGTTCTTCACCGCAAACCGAATCGCCAAATCTGTACACGCCCCCTCCTTACCTATGAACAAGATTCTGTGCGTCATACTATTATCGCCCCGTTGCAGCTGCTGACCTCTCATGCAGCTCCGCCTTGCTTAATGCAGGCTACAAGATCTCCCGTTCCCATTGTTCCGCAGGTGCCGTCAAGACCGATGCCCCTCGTTCATTTATATACGACATCatgcgagaagaagcaaaggagaaCCCTGTGAGGATGGATAAGATTGCAGAAGGATCGCCTGCTAGGAAGATTTTGGCAAAGCCCATGACTTACACGATCGATTTTACTCCCCATCCCGACGCTTCCCTAGAAAGACAAGGTAAAGAAACGTTCTACCAAGTCAATCCCTTGCCCAACTGGGGTCCCGCGCCTAGGGCAAAAAGTCTCggtgagaagagaaaggcgGACGTGGATGctgagaatgatgaagcGGACGCCATAGGAGGGGAGGCTGTTAAGAGAACGAAGGTTGtagtggaagaggaggaaatgatGAACGCTTAGATTTTCctttgactttttttttttggttttggttGAGACATTTTTGTGGTTGTTAGTTCTATTCCTTCTTTAGCATGCAACGGCTCACTAATTTGCGACGATCTTTACCGTCCTTCTTTAGTATTGCGAGTGACTGACATATGCATAAAGTTACTAGTCTCTTTAGATCGCACGCCCACTTCTCGCAAGTGAGGCGAGCCGAATTGTTACCATCATGTATAAGGTACGAGGAAAGTCACGTCACAGTGTGCTTTAAGTCATCGTCCTTGTGTTGGAcattgtttcttttttaaAAATTCCGCTATCATTTAACAGCAGATAGGTGATAAACCTGATTATAGCATGTTAGCTAGACAGGCGTGGCTTCCAAACCCAGTCTTCGCTGCTTCACAGCACACTCTTGAGCACTACTAGCTCATTCTCACATAAAGCTACCACCACATCCTTTCCGTCCACCTTGACATATCCCACCCCCAGCAACGctcccctctctccaccaCTTATGCTCAAAACACCTTGTTGGGCATTGGTCTTGCTTGTAGGAGGGTAGTAAATGTACACGTTTCCTTGACCAGCGGATGATGAGCCAAAGTCGAAAGCGAGAACAGTAGACTGTACTAGTTCAGGATCGACCTTTGCCCTCTTGGATGCTGAGGGGGATGTGGGGTCGGCATGGGAGGTAGGAGAGGCGATAAAATGGCGCACAAGGCGGAGATCATGCTTGCTAGACATGACAAAGGCGAGTGCGGGGTTGGTGGAGATATGGGTCCAAGGCTTCTTGCTGAAATCTGTTGCTGGTCGGAAGACCAAGCCGTCGACCGCTTGTTTAACGATAATGCTGCTATCGTTCAACCCATTGATAGGGACAGACAAGACAGAGCTAGTAGCCTTGGACCAATTAGCCTTCCCCGAGCCAACCTCGACGTATCCTACGAGCACATCCCTTCCGACTTTGCTGCCCCCACCAAGCTCACCATAAGTACCGCCGCCCTCCCCAAAGTCCTCGCCATCATCCAAGTCAaaatccatctcttctcttaAGAGCGCTGGCATCGCAGGATGCATCATCTCAGGCTCATCTGGGCCTCGATTCTTGATGTTATTGAATGTTTCGCGTACAGCAGCAAGAGTTGAAGCAGAGAGTGTCTCGGGCACTTCTTCATatgcatcatcatcgtcttcggCAGGAAAGAAAACAGAAGGCCAGCGGGTATTCTGGTCGATCTTCCTTAGATCGACTTCGATAATATGTTTGGACGGGTCAAATGTCCATATGGAGGCATCGACGTCTATTGAGGTCCATAATTGCCTTGTAGGTTTACTCAGCAATTCTGTAAGCTGAGGTGATAAATCGGATGGGATTTGTGAGAGAGTAAAGGAAAAGTTGGTCGAAGTGAAGCCTATATTGATATCCGTCTTGGAGACAGAGTTAGAAAGCGGAATGGTGATATTTATAGATTCCGCATCTTGAGTCCAAGAGTATGGatttttcctctcctcgtccaCTTCCATGGCCTCGTCCTTCCTGTCACTGACGGGGGCAGACTCATCTGGAGGTAAACTTGCACCCAGGCCGAGCCTAGCtattttttcttctctttctcttttacttttctcctcttctgtttcTTCTTGACCAGATCCATTGGCTTTCTCATTGAatgcttcctctccaagGATGAGCCAGCCCTCTCCTTGCCAAGCACACCATACAGGCAAATCCTTGCCTTGCAAAGCCCATTTGACCTCAAGCTTGCCTGGACGGCTATCCACCCCATTGCGAACTGATGGGTCCAGAGAGATTTCAAGCAATTCAAACTGGGTTGACTGAACGGATTTGTATCCTACTTTCCCCTGGTGTGGTTGAAGAGACCTAGTGAGCAGTAGACGCACATCGCCGTCTGAGAGCTCATGCTGGGCgcgaaggaggaaaggggcaggttcacctccaccttgtCCATCCACTCGTAAGTCGTATCTTGCTATTATTTCGCCGGTAAAGTTTTCACTTTCAGGGGATGACGACTGAAGAATATAGATGGAGCCGTTGCCGGTCGCGATGGCCCAATGaattgaagaaagaggtaaCACAGAAGGGAACTCTGATTGTTGTTCAGAGGTGGATATAGGCTCAGGAAGGTCTGCAAGTTTGACAAAAGTGGGGGTAAAGTCATCCTGATTTTAGTTGGTTAGCTATAATTTTGGCAGAGAGTGGAACAAGCATAGCCTCACCTGAATGACAAATCCCACCACACCCCATACTTTATCAATATATACCCCCCGTCGTCCAGATACGCTCAAATGGTCCCATGCTATATGTGAACGGATTTCCTTAAAGCTCAAATACTGTTGATTATATCCCATCCGACTTTGGGTGGCCCCGGGCTGGggcagaggagagaaggagaggtcGGTGGAGGGATCAAGAGAGCCAAGACGATACGTGTCAAACTGAGGATAGAGAAGAGATCGTGTTGGTGGGAATAGGGACATTCTAGATTGGCGCTGAAGCTTTATCTGCGAAGGTCTATATGACAGAAATAttcaagatggaagattgaGAATAAACACCAACAGGGAATGCGCCTGTGACTACCCACCAAAAGTAAGACAAGGAGAGATATTTATTACCCGGTATGGTGACGTAAGAATTTCGTTTTCCGACGGATGGATACAATGGCAGCGACAACTATGAGAACGCTTTCAGCAACGCCCGGTTGGGATTCCATTTTAACCAAGTAGGAGCAATTCAATTAAATCCAGATTGATTCGCGTAGGGTTGTTTGTCGACAAGGATTGAAGTTTTGCAACAAGACTAGAGCTTGATGTCATCAATGCGAGAAGGAACCACGCAATAAATAATCGGGAAAAAGGACATTGATCTTTCTAAGTGATTGCAAGCATTATCGGCAGTACGGGACTGTCTGGCGTTCGAAGCTGCCTGAGGGGCAAATCTGCTTCATACATAACGGGACTATAGATCTGAATATCCCCTAAGTCACCATATTCACTACGTTCATTTCGTAACttattgttgttgagagGGGACCTGCAAAAGCATATTGCCGTTGGCTGCGGGGACGTAACTGACATTCTTGTTCTGGGAAAGAGTATTGGCTGTTCGAGAACAATCATAAGTTGATCTGCCGAAAAATCGTGAAGGGGATATACATACCAATTTCCCTACTAgtctcaatcttcttgaacTGGACAAACGCATCACCAGCTTTGTTCAAGGCCTTAGAGATGGTGTTAGCAGCCTCAGCTTGACCCTCGGCTCGGATGACGGAAGCTTGACGCTCTTGCTCGGCTTTCTCAACGACGAATTTGGCACGTTCCGCGTCTTGCTGGGCGATCTGCTTTTGTTCGACGGCAGAGGTGAATTCCTTGCCAAAACTAATCAGATAGAATGTCATTCGTGATTCACATTGtgcgaagaagggtatAAAAGAACGTACGTCATGTGGGTCTAAAGGAGCAAAAGTCAGTGGCGAGCGGACGTGGAAAAAGACATACTCACAATGGagacatcttcaagaaggatgttgaaCTCTTTTGCTCGGTTCAAAAGGTCATCTCGGATCCTAGCAGAAACAATCTCTCGATTTGTGATCAACTCAGAGGCTATATAAGGGCCCGCCCGTTAGTTAAGGACCACTTATCGGAAAACATGAAAATCGCCGCACCATCAAACTGAGCAACAGTAGCCTTCAACACCTCGTTACCAATGGAGGGAAGGACTCGCTCATCGTAGCTACACCGAAGCATTAGCTTTTGCTACAATGCTTCAACGGAGCAACAAAAGGCATACTCAAGACCCAAAGACTGATAGATTTTGGGGAGATGCTCGATATCCGGCCGTGACATAACACGTAAAGTGAGAGAAACCATCTGCATGTCTACATCAAATTCCATCAGTCTACCAACAATGATGACATAAAAGAATAAACTCACCCTTGGATCCAGTAGTGGTAGAGATGTTTCGAGGCTTAATCCTCACATCGTATAAAATTGCTCGCTGCAACCAAGGGATCAAAAAGTGTGTACCTTCGCCGGTGGCCTGCGCACGAATTAGTTACTttactctttcttctcccattccaGCACGTGCACCCATGAATCCCACATAGAAATTTGAGGCAAGGCGGGTACTACTCACATCCGGCCTGACACCTGAAAAGCGGTCGAACAACACAGCACGGTATCCACCGGGAACATCGTAGAGTGCAGATTGGACGACAGTAGCACCAATAGCGAGAGGGACTAGATCAATGGAACAAGGACATTTTGTTAGCATAGGCCTGGGTCAAAAGATGAGGCCACATGGGAAGTCCGCAGAGATCGGCGGCAAGCTTTCGTTCACATACGCTCTTGCGAACCCCAATGACCCGAGAATTGGACATACCTATCAGCCTGGAAAGTCTCTGAGCAGCTGCCATGGTTGATAGTGTTTACAAGTGCTGAAAATAgaaatgagagagaggtgTATAGTGAAGAGTGACGGAGGTCGACGGACGACGAGAAAGCGGCGGCACAAATCAGTGACGACCGCGGAGTTAGGTGAATCTCCGCGATATAGTTGTTTTATGATGAAGTTTCTTAGGAGCTTTTCTTAAGCCCGGTAGAAAGACCATATCTTTATGCAGTGATGCCCATTGGCCAGAAGGTCTAGCTTATTAATGCAATGCAGATATCAAGAAGACTAGGAAAAAAATGTACTACGCAACTCTCAAGCAATTTCGGGAAATTCCAAACCGACAATCTCGTtgagcatcttcttctcagtctCCGAATCAAATGGTCCTGATCCAGATGTCACATTTTTCTCTGCCCATGCGTATGATTCGCCGATAAGAGTCTCGGTAAGAGGAATACCTTCACCGGCAAGAACCTTGATGATGTTAGCAATGAGTGAAACGGCCTCTCTGCCTTCCGGAGAGATTTCCTGTAAGTGTAACTGTCAGAACCAATTCCGACCAGGAGTGACTGTGCGACTCACGTCATTCTGGTTGCTATATACACCTTCTGAGTCGAACCCTTCACCGCCCTCCCGTCGCCCCTGTGATGTTCCGTTACTAACCCACACGTAACCGTTCAAACCGAGGATAACGTCGACACCCGTAGGACCACAGGGAGGGGGAACGTGGTAAAAATGTGATTTAAGTCGGCGGATTAATTGTGGAGGGACGGTTAAGAGAAAGCCGTTACGAAGCTGCCATGGGTGGTGTAAGTGTACATTTGAATGGAATGTCGTAAAACGCCTACTTTACCGTACTTCAATGATCGCGTATGTAACGACATAGCACCATCACCAAAGAATGCCTGAACTTCAGCAACAAGCAACTGGTTCTCGGTCAGTCCTGGAATATCATACAAATCATTGCCCATAGACAGCTGCGAAACTCACATCTCCTTCCGCCAAAaactctctcatcttcaaagcgTCCGActcaatcttcctcctttgtACACCGCCCGGCAAGTTGACACTTGAAAGCATCAAAACAGCATCTTGGCGTCCGTTCGCATCTACACGCCATCGTTGCGCTCCCACTTCTACTATTCGACCGATAACCAGATCTCCAACTTCGGGCGTATATCTGATTTCAAAGTCAAAATGTTAGCACGACACAAGGCCGTCTCTTTCAAATAGATATCCACACGGATGTACCCACCTTGAATGAAGTGGCCTGACGGAAATGAGTTTGTTTACTCTCTCAATCGTACCAGCCACAGAGGACACAACATTGCTCTCCTCGACATAGGTTCCATGACCTCTAAGAATAATTTAGTACAATCCTGAACAGTCATCGGGCATCTCGTACCTCATATACTCTTTGGAGCTGGTAATAACCTCTCCAGGACTAACAATAGACCTCTTGCTAGGTCCAGGGCCACCaaactcatcttcatcgagATCCATTGCATCAAGTTCCGCTTGGTGCTTGCGATGTGTTGACGGCACGTTTTCGGTGAACGCTTGACTGATGGACGGTGCTACAGCTTTTATGCTGAACATTATGGCCGATATCTCTTGCAGATGTTTGTCCTTGAGACTTAAAAACGAAGATCAGTGATCCTGGGCACTTCTATGTCTCTTTCTAACTTAAGGTCGGACAGAGAACTCGATAATTCTTAATGTTGGTGCAGGTTAAGCTCATGGTCAGCGGAGATATGATGAACTCCGTATGCCGCGTCACACGTAAATAATAGGTGGCAACAACATCACTAATACTAATAATATCACCAGCGCGACGCTCGAAATAATGAATATATGAACCGTTTGTCTACATTTACCACCGCATCGAATCACAGAGTTATCCTGACGTAGGTTTCTTATACATATATCCAGAGCACCGTTGTCGCAAGCTCGCTCTGCCCGTGTTGCTCAATCATCTCCAATATGGGGAAAGAGCCGAAAGATCTGCTGCTCCTTGTTTGGGTCCACGGGTGAGACATTGTGTCTACTCGTCAGCTTCGTAGATCATGGCTGATAGACTTTATCAGTTTCAAGGGGAACGATGTAACCTTTGAGTCTTTCCCGGCACGTGCGTTCATTTCCTCAAGCTTTTGCATGTTGCATAACTCCTCTGACCAACTTCATTCTTTTGAGTAGGCATCTGTCATCTTCTGCGGTCAACCCATCCATCACTTCGGGTCGAATCGCGGGTGTTTCCAATGTATCAGACCCGAGGAGAGCTGGTAAGTGGCTACAATTTCTACAAGCAACCGATGGTAATGAATATTGTCGCTTCAGTTTGCTGCAACCTTAGCCTTTGTGGATTGGCTGACAGAGCTTGTTGTGAACCTTGAGAATGATcatggaaaaggaggtgGAGCGGGTAAGGCAAAGGTGGTTTTAATGGGCCACTCGTAAGTAAATTCTCAAAAAGATCCGAAAGGCGGTATCTAACTGAGATCTAGCATGGGAGGACTGTTATGTGCAGATACCGTGAGAGATATCGCTGCGAACACAAGAGAAGGTGATCCGATATGGCCGCGGATAGTGGGAATCATCTGTGAGTCAACTTCAACACTATTATACCGCCGTATTCAGTGCGCTGACCCAAGAGACGGTGACTATTAGCTTTTGATACTCCAGTGAGCGTATGAAAGCATTCAATAAGGTAAAGCTAACGTAGCTATCCCAGTACCTTGGTTTACATCCTGTAAGTCTACTACATTCTCGACGCCAAACCAAGCTCATTCCGTCCCTTGGTAAACATAGCATACTTTCGTAAGCTATTTATCTTTTATATGTTAGCCGCCTCTTACTTTCAAACGCATAGAAACATCACCTCACCCAGGCCGCTTCTTACTTTGATCAAGCTCGCAGCGTAGCCTCCACGATCGGAATTATATCGCCAGCAGCGTTGGGCCTCGGATTCGGGAAATTTGGCAAGAAGACTACAGAGACAGGTTCCTCAGGATCTGGACCCTCAGCATCCATGAAaagcgaggaaaagggaacaTCTACCACCGTTTCAGACATATCTGATTCCGGAGACCAGGAGACAACGGCCTCAAAGTCTTTCTGGCGAAGTCTGTCATCTGTAACATCTCCTTCGAACAAAACCCTTTATGGTCTCGGTGCTGCGGCTTTGGGTGCTGCAGCGCTCGGGACAGTTTATTACAGACGAGAAGATTTCATAACGGGTTGGCGCTGGGGTTATGATCACATGACATTTGTGAAGAATTtgtgggatgaagatgggttgCGGAGGAGGTTAGAGGCTATTGATGAATTGATACGGGAACAAAATATCCTGTACAGCAAGTATGTTGATGTGTATGGGCTCTCGTGGGAGAATAAGCTGATGCATGATGACAGTTACTACACCCATCTTCCGGCCGAACCTCCTGCCCACTTAGTTAGTCGAACATTCGCCATCCTTCCGCCAAACTCGCATCCCCTTTTTCCGCGGTGGCGCGCGGCCACAAATACTGTTGCCAAAGACGAAGTTTCCGCACATATGGGCATGTTTAATCCGAAGACCAACGATGGTTTCTATGATTTAGGCTTGGCGGTTGTGAAAGAGATCGGGGAGAGGATCGAATCAGAGGGTgtgggaagaaaggaaggggtggaagagagaatggATGAAAATGGGGAAGGAATTTGGAGGATTGAGAAAGACAAGGACGGAAAGGAGATCTGGGTGGAGGCTTAAGAGTATTCATAACTGCGTTTGTGGCGAAGTGCGTTCATTTTGACGCTTGTTCCTCCACAGTCGTAAAATAAGAGCCGATAGGCTTGTTGAAATCAGGAGAGGCAAGTGCGTCCCCAGTCTCCTTTG includes the following:
- a CDS encoding prohibitin PHB1, encoding MAAAQRLSRLIVPLAIGATVVQSALYDVPGGYRAVLFDRFSGVRPDATGEGTHFLIPWLQRAILYDVRIKPRNISTTTGSKDMQMVSLTLRVMSRPDIEHLPKIYQSLGLDYDERVLPSIGNEVLKATVAQFDASELITNREIVSARIRDDLLNRAKEFNILLEDVSITHMTFGKEFTSAVEQKQIAQQDAERAKFVVEKAEQERQASVIRAEGQAEAANTISKALNKAGDAFVQFKKIETSREIANTLSQNKNVSYVPAANGNMLLQVPSQQQ
- a CDS encoding exosome complex component RRP4, with protein sequence MFSIKAVAPSISQAFTENVPSTHRKHQAELDAMDLDEDEFGGPGPSKRSIVSPGEVITSSKEYMRGHGTYVEESNVVSSVAGTIERVNKLISVRPLHSRYTPEVGDLVIGRIVEVGAQRWRVDANGRQDAVLMLSSVNLPGGVQRRKIESDALKMREFLAEGDLLVAEVQAFFGDGAMSLHTRSLKYGKLRNGFLLTVPPQLIRRLKSHFYHVPPPCGPTGVDVILGLNGYVWVSNGTSQGRREGGEGFDSEGVYSNQNDEISPEGREAVSLIANIIKVLAGEGIPLTETLIGESYAWAEKNVTSGSGPFDSETEKKMLNEIVGLEFPEIA
- a CDS encoding N2-dimethylguanosine tRNA methyltransferase, translating into MTTQPQYTVPLKEPHPANHRLHTESTTTIFLPNEGAFLNPVQHYNRDMSVAVIRAWNEMRKEELEEKWRTRLERRGGKPRPKKKKNKKATEGEAKAVPTETEEEKTEKDGIMEVEGDALAEVKEGEEPVAGPSNGAGISKFRAPSINILEALAATGLRSIRYAKEIPNVKYVLANDLSPSACEAMRRNVEFNGVGIDYEAPVREELGVSAEVVETPKEEAKEEIKEGGAVEQVEKKQEVQPEVKDEVGRRPGCRGRVKINEGDACAFMYNHRSAVGPSARVDVVDLDPYGTAAPFLDAAIGCISDGGLLAITCTDLAVLAGQQYPEKCYSNYGGTNVHAEYTHEAALRLVMHSLASVAARYGRYITPLLSFSIDFYVRLFVRIDTRPEQVKYLASQTGVVFTCQYCQTAVNQPFGKVISKETAKGKEMTAFKTVAGPTAGNGSACEECGGTMHLGGPLWLGPLQDNEFAKRVIKEIESTEKEYKTYNRMLGMLTLASQELPNPWFFTANRIAKSVHAPSLPMNKILSALLNAGYKISRSHCSAGAVKTDAPRSFIYDIMREEAKENPVRMDKIAEGSPARKILAKPMTYTIDFTPHPDASLERQGKETFYQVNPLPNWGPAPRAKSLGEKRKADVDAENDEADAIGGEAVKRTKVVVEEEEMMNA